Within Microbacterium oryzae, the genomic segment GTCGGCACTCCGGCCGCGGTCGACACCGTTCCGGCGGAGGGCGCCGACGAGGAGACGCCGTCGCCCACGCCGACGCCCGAGCCCGAGGACCCGGTGCGCGCGGCGCAGTACTGGCTCGACCGCTACGGCGTCGAGGACGCATGGGAGACCACGCGCGGCGCGGGCACCACGATCGCCGTCATCGACACCGGCGTCGCCAAGGGCCCTGTCGAGTTCGAGGGGGCCGTGCGCGACGGAACCGACGTCTCCGGTGTCGGCTCGGCGGACGGCCGCACCCCGGTCGGCGTGCAGGACCAGGATCACGGGTCGTACGTCGCATCGCTCGCCGCCGCTCGCGGGACGGGGGAGGACACCGGGATGATCGGCGTCGCGCCCGAGGCCGACCTCCTGTCGATCTCGCTGGGGTTCGGCGCATCCGCCGCGGTGCCGTTCGACGAGCAGGTCGCCGAGGCGATGGTGTGGGCGGTCGACCACGGCGCCGACGTCATCAACCTCTCCTTCACCACCAACACGCTGGACTGGGACGAGATCTGGGACGACGCGTTCCTCTACGCCTTCGACCACGACGTCGTGGTGGTCGTCGCCGCCGGCAACCGCGCGAGCGGGACGACCGTGGTCGGCGCACCCGCGACCATCCCGGGGGTGCTCGCCGTCGGCGGCGTGGACACCCGCGGCGTGGCGTCGGTCGGCGCGTCGACGCAGGGCATCACGATCGGCGTGGCGGCACCGAGCGAGGAGCTGCTGGGCGTCTCCGCGGCGGGGGAGATCGTCGAGTGGAACGGCACGAGCGGCGCCGCGCCGATCGTCGCCGGGGTCGCGGCGCTCGTCCGCGCCGCGCACCCCGAGCTCGACGCGGCCAACGTCATCAACCGGATCATCCAGACCGCCAAGCGCCCGCTGCAGGTGGAGAAGGTGCCCGACCCGCAGTACGGCTACGGGCTCGTGGCCGCCGACGAGGCGGTGAACGCGGACGTCGAGGCGGTGAGCGAGAACCCGCTCGGCAGCCTCCCGGAGTGGATCGCCCTGCACCGCCGCGGAGAGGTCGGGCCGGACCCGGAGCCCACCGCGGGAGCCGTCGAGTTGCCGCCCATCCCGCCCGCGGACGCCCCCCGCGACGAGGCCTCGCCGTTCCTCCCCTCGGCGCAGAGCATGCGCGAGGTCACCCTGCCGCTCTTCGCACTGAGCGCCGCTGGTATCCTGGTGGTGCTCGGCGTCGTGTCTGCACTCAGGCGCGTTCGTTCGACGCGCGCGCAGCGATAGCCAGCAGGACAACAACTCAAGGAGTCTGTTACACGTGCCCAAGATTCTCATCGTCGGCGGCGGATACGCGGGGTTCTACACCGCGTGGAAGCTCGAGAAGCACCTGCGTCGTGGCGAGGCGGAGGTCGTGATGGTCGACCCGCTTCCGTACATGACGTACCTGCCCTTCCTTCCCGAGGTCGCTGCAGGCTCGATCGAGCCCCGCCACGCGGTCGTCTCGCACCGCCGCCACCTCAAGCGCACGAAGCTCGTCACCGCGAAGGTCACCAAGATCGACCACGCGAACAAGACGGCCACGATCACGCCCGAGGGCGGCGAGCCCTGGGAGTACCAGTACGACCAGATCGTCGTGACCGCCGGGTCGGTGTCGCGCACGTTCCCGATCCCCGGCATCGCCGACAACGCGATCGGCATGAAGTCGATCGAGGAGGCCGTCGCGGTCCGCGACACCCTCATCGGCAACTTCGAGAAGGCCGCCGCCCTCTCGAAGGACAACCCGCTCCGCAAGCGCCTCCTGACGACCGTCGTCGTGGGCGGCGGCTTCGCCGGCATCGAGACCTTCGCCGAACTGCGCTCGCTCGCGAACTCGCTGCTGGAGAAGTTCCCCGAGATCACCTTCGACGAGACGCACTTCCACCTCATCGAGGCCATGGGCCGCATCATGCCCGAGGTCTCCCTCGAGACGAGCGAGTGGGTGCTCAAGGACCTCGCCAAGCGCGGCGCGCACGTGCACCTCGACACGCAGGTCACGTCGGCCGTCGACGGCCGCGTCGAGGTGTCGACCGGCGAGGCGTACGAGACCGACCTCATCATCTGGACCGCCGGCGTCATGGCGAACCCGATCGTCGTCAACGGCGGCGACCTGCCCAA encodes:
- a CDS encoding S8 family serine peptidase — encoded protein: MRRAVVAGLIALLALTGAAAPSAAAPPAVPEAPVGTPAAVDTVPAEGADEETPSPTPTPEPEDPVRAAQYWLDRYGVEDAWETTRGAGTTIAVIDTGVAKGPVEFEGAVRDGTDVSGVGSADGRTPVGVQDQDHGSYVASLAAARGTGEDTGMIGVAPEADLLSISLGFGASAAVPFDEQVAEAMVWAVDHGADVINLSFTTNTLDWDEIWDDAFLYAFDHDVVVVVAAGNRASGTTVVGAPATIPGVLAVGGVDTRGVASVGASTQGITIGVAAPSEELLGVSAAGEIVEWNGTSGAAPIVAGVAALVRAAHPELDAANVINRIIQTAKRPLQVEKVPDPQYGYGLVAADEAVNADVEAVSENPLGSLPEWIALHRRGEVGPDPEPTAGAVELPPIPPADAPRDEASPFLPSAQSMREVTLPLFALSAAGILVVLGVVSALRRVRSTRAQR
- a CDS encoding NAD(P)/FAD-dependent oxidoreductase; translated protein: MPKILIVGGGYAGFYTAWKLEKHLRRGEAEVVMVDPLPYMTYLPFLPEVAAGSIEPRHAVVSHRRHLKRTKLVTAKVTKIDHANKTATITPEGGEPWEYQYDQIVVTAGSVSRTFPIPGIADNAIGMKSIEEAVAVRDTLIGNFEKAAALSKDNPLRKRLLTTVVVGGGFAGIETFAELRSLANSLLEKFPEITFDETHFHLIEAMGRIMPEVSLETSEWVLKDLAKRGAHVHLDTQVTSAVDGRVEVSTGEAYETDLIIWTAGVMANPIVVNGGDLPKEARGRISAQADLRVVDADGNVVEGAWTAGDVAAVPDLTGGGVGGMCVPNAQHAVRQAKRLAKNLVAVIRGEAPVDYVHKNLGAVAGLGLYNGAFQSGKIALKGFVAWVAHRGYHGLAMPSWERKWRVIWGWVHNFFLGRDTVQLGTTQTPRVFFETYASRPKPKVEEQPAPAAAEPAAVAAK